A section of the Felis catus isolate Fca126 chromosome B2, F.catus_Fca126_mat1.0, whole genome shotgun sequence genome encodes:
- the AKAP12 gene encoding A-kinase anchor protein 12 isoform X3: MLGIITITVGQRESEDVSERDSDKEMAAGSAVVGDITKDGQEEVPEIIEQIPSSESNLEELIQPTESQSNDVGFKKVFKFVGFKFTVKKDKTEKADTVQLLTVKKDEGEGGGAPDGAGDHQEPSQETGEATAKESELKQSTEKPEEALKHEQSTTEISLQAESGQAAEEGRDGEEKQKEPTKSLDSPTSPLASETASPFKKFFTQGWAGWRKKTSFRKPKEDELEASEKKKDQEPEKGDTQEQEETSEKAAPPEQPRPQEATESAGEARLSAEYEKVELPSDDQGQEAPEEKPAPLATEIFDDKVEIVAEVHVVSTAEKKTEEQEAEAEEAEAAEPPPPETAVETPAELEKARPAAEPAKAAEACAPGGDHSRPADLSPEEKAPPAHPEGLASEADVLSSQERTRAQGSPLKKLFTSTGLKKLSGKKQKGKRGGGDEEAGEHQAAAESPDSTDEQKGESSASSPEEPEEITCLERGVADAQQEGDAEEGAVSDGEKKREGVTPWASFKKMVTPKKRVRRLSESDKEDELEKVKSATLSSTESAASETQEEAKGNGEEQKPEEPKRRVDTSVSWEALICVGSSKKRARKASSSDDEAAPKPAGGEGQKPEDAGKDKETGPDAALASSQEHDQGPGSSSPEQAGSPTEGEGVSTWESFKRLVTPRKKSKSKLEEKSEDSVTGSGLEHSASDVEPGKEESWVSIKKFIPGRRKKRSDGKPEQATVEDTGPPEVNEDDSDVPAVVPLSEYDAVEREKTKAQQAQKGEEKPEQKVAVSVSEELGTTLVHAVAVTVVDGARALSSVEERSPSWISASVTEPLEQTEEEARPLTEEAFEGEVLAEETPVVAKTLPEGQDAIDDTVVSEVELTSEAVTAAETTEAFCAEEAAEASGAEETTDMVSAVSQLTDSPVTTEEATPVQEVEGGGVPDIEDQERRTQEVLQAVAEKVREESQLPDTRGPEDTMQTVQEVGAEIPEKVDAEEGSQEPDLKKETDVVTEVHVEETETETLTQEEVVVQATSESLEQVPQVADSVEPSELRTTCPAETLVGVKSEFILEQAVAPDSAETLTDSETNGSTPVADVEALNVTQQEKMTDIHEDPEVASGVQSQITEAEAVPAPEQMPPAPSSFQSQEEDTGHSKMEEVLEHTEEEVSVETVPILSKTEVTEEEGQSTDREAKDTPLVEGPEVSTDTETTVGEKETMEVALEDEVTEEPEFQKNDDTELRSHAPSPPTQVEEELVVEAEREKTEAKPTHASEEELEQKPAVTVSEELSKQLVQTISVAVIDGEKEVTSLEESSPGLAQEDAVYTETLAQSSEPSLPLTAAAVEEKVLGETVKILETPETLESADAHLIPEEKSSAKDEDFTAQPGEDEVPAGTESQPESVPEAVSAAPEGGISADLEADKTTPQKRASDEEDEPAGCQEAQVSETSKEDLKAENEILKLETESSKLVQNVIQTVVDRLVSTEETATDFQTQAQPIQADTQEARPQMEEKERELQASAQDETHTVAAEEESTLTTVEQTHSDVSKAVSEASEEIPAVEVESSGVTDQQLEEAVLPSEEKKETTGTKSVPEDGDRAELGERIEKSLSESQEDEKDDAVDDPESHHSALEDSEASGGLTKESLDTDGPALKEEEGGQEVEFQEGKAHGESEEEIETQTPGETQKQEEEPAKSEPTGS; the protein is encoded by the coding sequence TTGGACAGAGAGAGTCGGAAGATGTGAGCGAAAGAGACTCAGATAAAGAGATGGCTGCTGGTTCAGCGGTTGTGGGCGACATCACAAAGGATGGGCAGGAGGAAGTGCCTGAAATAATCGAACAGATTCCTTCTTCAGAAAGCAATTTGGAAGAGCTAATACAACCTACTGAGTCCCAGTCTAACGATGTTGGGTTTAAGAAGGTGTTTAAGTTTGTCGGCTTTAAATTCACTGTAAAAAAGGATAAGACCGAGAAGGCTGACACGGTCCAACTGCTCACTGTCAAAAAAGATGAAGGTGAAGGAGGAGGGGCGCCGGACGGGGCTGGCGACCACCAGGAGCCCAGCCAGGAGACCGGGGAAGCAACAGCCAAAGAAAGTGAGCTAAAACAATCCACAGAGAAACCCGAAGAAGCCCTCAAACACGAGCAGAGCACCACAGAAATTTCGCTTCAGGCTGAGTCTGGCCAAgcagcagaggaaggcagagatggagaagaaaagcaaaaggagCCCACCAAATCTCTAGACTCCCCGACGAGTCCCCTGGCCAGCGAGACAGCGTCACCCTTCAAAAAATTCTTCACTCAAGGTTGGGCCGGCTGGAGAAAAAAGACCAGTTTCAGGAAGCCTAAGGAGGATGAGCTGGAagcttcagagaagaaaaaggaccAAGAGCCAGAAAAAGGAGACACACAAGAACAGGAAGAGACCTCTGAGAAAGCGGCTCCTCCTGAACAGCCACGGCCACAGGAGGCCACCGAGAGCGCCGGCGAGGCCCGACTGTCGGCGGAATATGAAAAAGTGGAGCTGCCCTCCGACGACCAAGGGCAGGAGGCTCCTGAAGAGAAACCCGCCCCTCTAGCGACGGAAATATTCGACGACAAGGTGGAGATCGTCGCAGAAGTCCACGTCGTCAGCACGGCAGAGAAGAAAACCGAGGAGCAGGAAGCCGAGGCGGAGGAAGCGGAAGCCGCGGAGCCCCCGCCACCTGAAACAGCTGTGGAAACCCCGGCCGAACTTGAGAAAGCCAGGCCCGCGGCGGAGCCGGCGAAGGCCGCGGAAGCGTGCGCCCCCGGCGGTGACCACAGCCGCCCCGCCGACCTGAGCCCCGAGGAGAAAGCGCCCCCCGCCCACCCCGAGGGCCTCGCGAGCGAGGCGGATGTGCTGTCCTCGCAGGAGAGAACGAGGGCGCAGGGAAGCCCTTTAAAGAAACTCTTCACCAGCACCGGCTTGAAAAAGCTTTCGGGGAAGAAGCAGAAAGGGAAGCGAGGGGGAGGAGACGAGGAGGCCGGGGAGCATCAAGCCGCAGCGGAGTCTCCGGACAGTACCGACGAACAGAAGGGCGAGAGCTCCGCTTCGTCGCCCGAGGAACCGGAGGAGATCACGTGTCTGGAGAGAGGCGTCGCGGACGCGCAGCAAGAGGGGGACGCCGAGGAAGGCGCTGTTTCGGACGGGGAGAAGAAGCGAGAAGGGGTCACTCCCTGGGCGTCTTTCAAAAAGATGGTGACGCCCAAGAAGCGTGTCCGAAGGCTTTCGGAGAGTGATAAGGAGGACGAATTGGAGAAGGTAAAGAGCGCCACCCTGTCTTCCACGGAGAGCGCAGCCTCCGAGACGCAAGAGGAAGCAAAAGGCAACGGAGAGGAGCAAAAGCCCGAAGAACCAAAGCGCAGGGTGGATACTTCAGTCTCCTGGGAAGCTTTAATTTGTGTGGGATCGTCCAAGAAAAGGGCAAGGAAAGCATCATCTTCTGACGACGAAGCGGCACCAAAACCAGCGGGAGGAGAGGGCCAGAAGCCAGAAGATGcagggaaagacaaagaaacgGGACCAGATGCTGCCCTCGCTAGTTCCCAGGAACATGATCAAGGGCCAGGAAGCTCCTCACCCGAGCAAGCTGGGAGCCCCACTGAGGGGGAGGGCGTTTCCACCTGGGAGTCCTTTAAAAGATTAGTTACTCCAAGGAAAAAATCCAAGTCAAAACTGGAAGAGAAGAGCGAAGACTCCGTAACTGGGTCTGGCTTAGAACATTCAGCTTCGGATGTCGAACCCGGGAAAGAAGAGTCTTGGGTTTCAATTAAGAAATTTATTCCCGGGCGGAGGAAGAAAAGGTCAGATGGGAAACCGGAACAAGCCACCGTTGAAGACACGGGGCCACCAGAGGTCAATGAAGATGATTCTGATGTCCCAGCTGTGGTACCTCTGTCCGAGTACGATGCAGTAGAAAGGGAGAAAACCAAAGCACAGCAAGCCCAGAAGGGCGAGGAGAAGCCTGAGCAAAAGGTAGCTGTTTCTGTGTCAGAGGAGCTCGGTACGACTCTGGTTCATGCTGTGGCTGTGACTGTTGTTGACGGGGCAAGGGCTCTTAGCAGTGTTGAAGAAAGGTCACCCTCTTGGATATCTGCCTCAGTGACAGAACCTCTTGAACAAACAGAAGAGGAAGCCAGACCCCTAACTGAGGAGGCATTTGAAGGGGAAGTCCTTGCAGAGGAAACCCCCGTTGTTGCCAAAACTCTGCCAGAGGGTCAAGACGCCATTGACGACACAGTCGTCAGCGAGGTGGAGTTGACTTCTGAAGCCGTGACAGCTGCGGAAACTACAGAGGCATTTTGTGCCGAAGAAGCAGCAGAAGCATCCGGTGCTGAAGAGACCACCGACATGGTCTCAGCTGTTTCTCAGTTAACTGACTCTCCAGTCACCACAGAGGAAGCGACGCCAGTTCAGGAGGTGGAAGGCGGCGGTGTGCCAGACATAGAAGACCAAGAGAGGCGAACTCAAGAGGTCCTGCAGGCAGTCGCAGAAAAAGTTAGGGAGGAATCACAGTTGCCCGACACCAGAGGACCAGAAGACACGATGCAGACAGTGCAGGAAGTAGGGGCCGAGATTCCAGAGAAGGTAGACGCGGAAGAGGGTTCTCAAGAGCCGGATCTGAAGAAAGAGACGGACGTAGTGACGGAAGTACACGTAGAAGAAACTGAGACTGAGACCTTGACACAGGAGGAGGTGGTTGTACAGGCCACCTCCGAAAGCTTGGAACAAGTTCCTCAAGTTGCAGACAGTGTAGAGCCTAGTGAGCTTAGAACCACTTGTCCAGCTGAAACCTTGGTTGGGGTAAAATCAGAATTTATTCTAGAACAGGCTGTTGCTCCCGATTCAGCTGAAACCCTTACCGACAGCGAGACCAACGGAAGCACCCCAGTAGCAGATGTTGAGGCTCTAAATGTAACACAGCAAGAGAAGATGACAGACATCCACGAAGACCCCGAGGTCGCCTCTGGAGTACAGTCACAGATCACAGAAGCAGAGGCCGTTCCTGCACCAGAACAGATGCCTCCAGCACCTTCTAGTTTTCAATCCCAGGAAGAAGATACAGGACATTCAAAAATGGAAGAGGTTCTAGAACATACAGAGGAAGAGGTATCAGTGGAAACTGTACCCATTCTTTCAAAGACTGAAGTGACGGAAGAGGAAGGCCAGTCTACTGACCGGGAAGCCAAAGACACACCGCTTGTTGAAGGCCCTGAGGTGTCTACAGACACTGAAACAACAGTCGGTGAGAAAGAGACCATGGAGGTTGCCCTTGAAGATGAAGTCACCGAAGAACCTGAATTTCAGAAGAATGATGATACTGAACTCCGGAGCCACGCGCCATCTCCTCCAACCCAAGTGGAGGAAGAGCTGGTAGTTgaagcagaaagggagaaaacgGAAGCAAAGCCAACCCACGCGAGTGAAGAGGAACTTGAGCAAAAACCAGCCGTGACAGTATCTGAAGAGCTTAGTAAGCAGCTGGTGCAGACGATTAGCGTGGCCGTCATCGACGGGGAAAAGGAGGTGACCAGTTTGGAAGAAAGTTCTCCTGGGCTGGCTCAAGAGGACGCGGTATACACAGAAACTCTGGCTCAAAGCTCTGAGCCGTCATTACCTCTAACGGCTGCAGCAGTGGAGGAGAAGGTCTTGGGAGAAACCGTCAAGATTTTAGAAACACCTGAAACCCTGGAATCTGCAGATGCACATTTAATACCAGAAGAAAAATCCTCTGCAAAAGATGAGGACTTCACTGCTCAGCCAGGGGAAGACGAGGTGCCCGCAGGGACGGAGTCTCAGCCGGAATCCGTACCGGAGGCCGTATCGGCCGCGCCTGAAGGAGGCATCAGTGCTGACCTGGAAGCAGACAAGACCACACCGCAGAAACGGGCCTCAGATGAAGAGGACGAGCCGGCCGGTTGCCAGGAAGCCCAAGTAAGTGAAACTAGCAAGGAAGATTTAAAGGCTGAAAACGAGATTTTGAAACTTGAGACTGAGAGCAGTAAACTTGTACAAAATGTGATCCAGACCGTTGTTGACCGGTTAGTAAGTACTGAAGAAACAGCCACTGATTTCCAGACACAGGCTCAACCTATACAAGCTGACACCCAGGAAGCTAGACCGcaaatggaggagaaagaaagggaacttCAGGCCTCTGCACAGGATGAAACACACACCGTTGCAGCCGAAGAAGAATCCACGCTAACCACCGTGGAACAAACCCACTCTGACGTTTCCAAAGCTGTGAGCGAAGCTTCCGAAGAGATTCCAGCCGTGGAGGTCGAAAGTTCTGGTGTAACCGACCAGCAGCTCGAAGAGGCAGTTCTCCCGtcggaggaaaagaaagaaacaactggAACAAAGTCTGTTCCAGAAGATGGCGATCGCGCCGAGTTAGGCGAAAGGATAGAGAAGTCACTGTCTGAATCCCAGGAAGATGAAAAGGATGATGCTGTTGATGACCCTGAGAGCCACCACTCAGCCCTGGAAGATTCTGAGGCCTCAGGAGGCTTAACCAAAGAGTCCCTGGACACAGATGGACCAGCGCtgaaagaggaggaaggtggcCAGGAAGTAGAATTTCAGGAAGGAAAAGCCCACGGTGAGTCAGAAGAAGAGATCGAAACCCAGACACCGGGAGAGACGCAGAAGCAAGAGGAAGAACCAGCAAAATCAGAACCCACAGGATCCTAA
- the AKAP12 gene encoding A-kinase anchor protein 12 isoform X2 yields MGAGSSTEQRSPEQPEAGSATPAEPEPSAGGLAAEEAPGAQGDPAIAAADPATKLLQKNGQLSPANGLAEEEDFSPQEGALNGQEEEVPVTDVGQRESEDVSERDSDKEMAAGSAVVGDITKDGQEEVPEIIEQIPSSESNLEELIQPTESQSNDVGFKKVFKFVGFKFTVKKDKTEKADTVQLLTVKKDEGEGGGAPDGAGDHQEPSQETGEATAKESELKQSTEKPEEALKHEQSTTEISLQAESGQAAEEGRDGEEKQKEPTKSLDSPTSPLASETASPFKKFFTQGWAGWRKKTSFRKPKEDELEASEKKKDQEPEKGDTQEQEETSEKAAPPEQPRPQEATESAGEARLSAEYEKVELPSDDQGQEAPEEKPAPLATEIFDDKVEIVAEVHVVSTAEKKTEEQEAEAEEAEAAEPPPPETAVETPAELEKARPAAEPAKAAEACAPGGDHSRPADLSPEEKAPPAHPEGLASEADVLSSQERTRAQGSPLKKLFTSTGLKKLSGKKQKGKRGGGDEEAGEHQAAAESPDSTDEQKGESSASSPEEPEEITCLERGVADAQQEGDAEEGAVSDGEKKREGVTPWASFKKMVTPKKRVRRLSESDKEDELEKVKSATLSSTESAASETQEEAKGNGEEQKPEEPKRRVDTSVSWEALICVGSSKKRARKASSSDDEAAPKPAGGEGQKPEDAGKDKETGPDAALASSQEHDQGPGSSSPEQAGSPTEGEGVSTWESFKRLVTPRKKSKSKLEEKSEDSVTGSGLEHSASDVEPGKEESWVSIKKFIPGRRKKRSDGKPEQATVEDTGPPEVNEDDSDVPAVVPLSEYDAVEREKTKAQQAQKGEEKPEQKVAVSVSEELGTTLVHAVAVTVVDGARALSSVEERSPSWISASVTEPLEQTEEEARPLTEEAFEGEVLAEETPVVAKTLPEGQDAIDDTVVSEVELTSEAVTAAETTEAFCAEEAAEASGAEETTDMVSAVSQLTDSPVTTEEATPVQEVEGGGVPDIEDQERRTQEVLQAVAEKVREESQLPDTRGPEDTMQTVQEVGAEIPEKVDAEEGSQEPDLKKETDVVTEVHVEETETETLTQEEVVVQATSESLEQVPQVADSVEPSELRTTCPAETLVGVKSEFILEQAVAPDSAETLTDSETNGSTPVADVEALNVTQQEKMTDIHEDPEVASGVQSQITEAEAVPAPEQMPPAPSSFQSQEEDTGHSKMEEVLEHTEEEVSVETVPILSKTEVTEEEGQSTDREAKDTPLVEGPEVSTDTETTVGEKETMEVALEDEVTEEPEFQKNDDTELRSHAPSPPTQVEEELVVEAEREKTEAKPTHASEEELEQKPAVTVSEELSKQLVQTISVAVIDGEKEVTSLEESSPGLAQEDAVYTETLAQSSEPSLPLTAAAVEEKVLGETVKILETPETLESADAHLIPEEKSSAKDEDFTAQPGEDEVPAGTESQPESVPEAVSAAPEGGISADLEADKTTPQKRASDEEDEPAGCQEAQVSETSKEDLKAENEILKLETESSKLVQNVIQTVVDRLVSTEETATDFQTQAQPIQADTQEARPQMEEKERELQASAQDETHTVAAEEESTLTTVEQTHSDVSKAVSEASEEIPAVEVESSGVTDQQLEEAVLPSEEKKETTGTKSVPEDGDRAELGERIEKSLSESQEDEKDDAVDDPESHHSALEDSEASGGLTKESLDTDGPALKEEEGGQEVEFQEGKAHGESEEEIETQTPGETQKQEEEPAKSEPTGS; encoded by the coding sequence TTGGACAGAGAGAGTCGGAAGATGTGAGCGAAAGAGACTCAGATAAAGAGATGGCTGCTGGTTCAGCGGTTGTGGGCGACATCACAAAGGATGGGCAGGAGGAAGTGCCTGAAATAATCGAACAGATTCCTTCTTCAGAAAGCAATTTGGAAGAGCTAATACAACCTACTGAGTCCCAGTCTAACGATGTTGGGTTTAAGAAGGTGTTTAAGTTTGTCGGCTTTAAATTCACTGTAAAAAAGGATAAGACCGAGAAGGCTGACACGGTCCAACTGCTCACTGTCAAAAAAGATGAAGGTGAAGGAGGAGGGGCGCCGGACGGGGCTGGCGACCACCAGGAGCCCAGCCAGGAGACCGGGGAAGCAACAGCCAAAGAAAGTGAGCTAAAACAATCCACAGAGAAACCCGAAGAAGCCCTCAAACACGAGCAGAGCACCACAGAAATTTCGCTTCAGGCTGAGTCTGGCCAAgcagcagaggaaggcagagatggagaagaaaagcaaaaggagCCCACCAAATCTCTAGACTCCCCGACGAGTCCCCTGGCCAGCGAGACAGCGTCACCCTTCAAAAAATTCTTCACTCAAGGTTGGGCCGGCTGGAGAAAAAAGACCAGTTTCAGGAAGCCTAAGGAGGATGAGCTGGAagcttcagagaagaaaaaggaccAAGAGCCAGAAAAAGGAGACACACAAGAACAGGAAGAGACCTCTGAGAAAGCGGCTCCTCCTGAACAGCCACGGCCACAGGAGGCCACCGAGAGCGCCGGCGAGGCCCGACTGTCGGCGGAATATGAAAAAGTGGAGCTGCCCTCCGACGACCAAGGGCAGGAGGCTCCTGAAGAGAAACCCGCCCCTCTAGCGACGGAAATATTCGACGACAAGGTGGAGATCGTCGCAGAAGTCCACGTCGTCAGCACGGCAGAGAAGAAAACCGAGGAGCAGGAAGCCGAGGCGGAGGAAGCGGAAGCCGCGGAGCCCCCGCCACCTGAAACAGCTGTGGAAACCCCGGCCGAACTTGAGAAAGCCAGGCCCGCGGCGGAGCCGGCGAAGGCCGCGGAAGCGTGCGCCCCCGGCGGTGACCACAGCCGCCCCGCCGACCTGAGCCCCGAGGAGAAAGCGCCCCCCGCCCACCCCGAGGGCCTCGCGAGCGAGGCGGATGTGCTGTCCTCGCAGGAGAGAACGAGGGCGCAGGGAAGCCCTTTAAAGAAACTCTTCACCAGCACCGGCTTGAAAAAGCTTTCGGGGAAGAAGCAGAAAGGGAAGCGAGGGGGAGGAGACGAGGAGGCCGGGGAGCATCAAGCCGCAGCGGAGTCTCCGGACAGTACCGACGAACAGAAGGGCGAGAGCTCCGCTTCGTCGCCCGAGGAACCGGAGGAGATCACGTGTCTGGAGAGAGGCGTCGCGGACGCGCAGCAAGAGGGGGACGCCGAGGAAGGCGCTGTTTCGGACGGGGAGAAGAAGCGAGAAGGGGTCACTCCCTGGGCGTCTTTCAAAAAGATGGTGACGCCCAAGAAGCGTGTCCGAAGGCTTTCGGAGAGTGATAAGGAGGACGAATTGGAGAAGGTAAAGAGCGCCACCCTGTCTTCCACGGAGAGCGCAGCCTCCGAGACGCAAGAGGAAGCAAAAGGCAACGGAGAGGAGCAAAAGCCCGAAGAACCAAAGCGCAGGGTGGATACTTCAGTCTCCTGGGAAGCTTTAATTTGTGTGGGATCGTCCAAGAAAAGGGCAAGGAAAGCATCATCTTCTGACGACGAAGCGGCACCAAAACCAGCGGGAGGAGAGGGCCAGAAGCCAGAAGATGcagggaaagacaaagaaacgGGACCAGATGCTGCCCTCGCTAGTTCCCAGGAACATGATCAAGGGCCAGGAAGCTCCTCACCCGAGCAAGCTGGGAGCCCCACTGAGGGGGAGGGCGTTTCCACCTGGGAGTCCTTTAAAAGATTAGTTACTCCAAGGAAAAAATCCAAGTCAAAACTGGAAGAGAAGAGCGAAGACTCCGTAACTGGGTCTGGCTTAGAACATTCAGCTTCGGATGTCGAACCCGGGAAAGAAGAGTCTTGGGTTTCAATTAAGAAATTTATTCCCGGGCGGAGGAAGAAAAGGTCAGATGGGAAACCGGAACAAGCCACCGTTGAAGACACGGGGCCACCAGAGGTCAATGAAGATGATTCTGATGTCCCAGCTGTGGTACCTCTGTCCGAGTACGATGCAGTAGAAAGGGAGAAAACCAAAGCACAGCAAGCCCAGAAGGGCGAGGAGAAGCCTGAGCAAAAGGTAGCTGTTTCTGTGTCAGAGGAGCTCGGTACGACTCTGGTTCATGCTGTGGCTGTGACTGTTGTTGACGGGGCAAGGGCTCTTAGCAGTGTTGAAGAAAGGTCACCCTCTTGGATATCTGCCTCAGTGACAGAACCTCTTGAACAAACAGAAGAGGAAGCCAGACCCCTAACTGAGGAGGCATTTGAAGGGGAAGTCCTTGCAGAGGAAACCCCCGTTGTTGCCAAAACTCTGCCAGAGGGTCAAGACGCCATTGACGACACAGTCGTCAGCGAGGTGGAGTTGACTTCTGAAGCCGTGACAGCTGCGGAAACTACAGAGGCATTTTGTGCCGAAGAAGCAGCAGAAGCATCCGGTGCTGAAGAGACCACCGACATGGTCTCAGCTGTTTCTCAGTTAACTGACTCTCCAGTCACCACAGAGGAAGCGACGCCAGTTCAGGAGGTGGAAGGCGGCGGTGTGCCAGACATAGAAGACCAAGAGAGGCGAACTCAAGAGGTCCTGCAGGCAGTCGCAGAAAAAGTTAGGGAGGAATCACAGTTGCCCGACACCAGAGGACCAGAAGACACGATGCAGACAGTGCAGGAAGTAGGGGCCGAGATTCCAGAGAAGGTAGACGCGGAAGAGGGTTCTCAAGAGCCGGATCTGAAGAAAGAGACGGACGTAGTGACGGAAGTACACGTAGAAGAAACTGAGACTGAGACCTTGACACAGGAGGAGGTGGTTGTACAGGCCACCTCCGAAAGCTTGGAACAAGTTCCTCAAGTTGCAGACAGTGTAGAGCCTAGTGAGCTTAGAACCACTTGTCCAGCTGAAACCTTGGTTGGGGTAAAATCAGAATTTATTCTAGAACAGGCTGTTGCTCCCGATTCAGCTGAAACCCTTACCGACAGCGAGACCAACGGAAGCACCCCAGTAGCAGATGTTGAGGCTCTAAATGTAACACAGCAAGAGAAGATGACAGACATCCACGAAGACCCCGAGGTCGCCTCTGGAGTACAGTCACAGATCACAGAAGCAGAGGCCGTTCCTGCACCAGAACAGATGCCTCCAGCACCTTCTAGTTTTCAATCCCAGGAAGAAGATACAGGACATTCAAAAATGGAAGAGGTTCTAGAACATACAGAGGAAGAGGTATCAGTGGAAACTGTACCCATTCTTTCAAAGACTGAAGTGACGGAAGAGGAAGGCCAGTCTACTGACCGGGAAGCCAAAGACACACCGCTTGTTGAAGGCCCTGAGGTGTCTACAGACACTGAAACAACAGTCGGTGAGAAAGAGACCATGGAGGTTGCCCTTGAAGATGAAGTCACCGAAGAACCTGAATTTCAGAAGAATGATGATACTGAACTCCGGAGCCACGCGCCATCTCCTCCAACCCAAGTGGAGGAAGAGCTGGTAGTTgaagcagaaagggagaaaacgGAAGCAAAGCCAACCCACGCGAGTGAAGAGGAACTTGAGCAAAAACCAGCCGTGACAGTATCTGAAGAGCTTAGTAAGCAGCTGGTGCAGACGATTAGCGTGGCCGTCATCGACGGGGAAAAGGAGGTGACCAGTTTGGAAGAAAGTTCTCCTGGGCTGGCTCAAGAGGACGCGGTATACACAGAAACTCTGGCTCAAAGCTCTGAGCCGTCATTACCTCTAACGGCTGCAGCAGTGGAGGAGAAGGTCTTGGGAGAAACCGTCAAGATTTTAGAAACACCTGAAACCCTGGAATCTGCAGATGCACATTTAATACCAGAAGAAAAATCCTCTGCAAAAGATGAGGACTTCACTGCTCAGCCAGGGGAAGACGAGGTGCCCGCAGGGACGGAGTCTCAGCCGGAATCCGTACCGGAGGCCGTATCGGCCGCGCCTGAAGGAGGCATCAGTGCTGACCTGGAAGCAGACAAGACCACACCGCAGAAACGGGCCTCAGATGAAGAGGACGAGCCGGCCGGTTGCCAGGAAGCCCAAGTAAGTGAAACTAGCAAGGAAGATTTAAAGGCTGAAAACGAGATTTTGAAACTTGAGACTGAGAGCAGTAAACTTGTACAAAATGTGATCCAGACCGTTGTTGACCGGTTAGTAAGTACTGAAGAAACAGCCACTGATTTCCAGACACAGGCTCAACCTATACAAGCTGACACCCAGGAAGCTAGACCGcaaatggaggagaaagaaagggaacttCAGGCCTCTGCACAGGATGAAACACACACCGTTGCAGCCGAAGAAGAATCCACGCTAACCACCGTGGAACAAACCCACTCTGACGTTTCCAAAGCTGTGAGCGAAGCTTCCGAAGAGATTCCAGCCGTGGAGGTCGAAAGTTCTGGTGTAACCGACCAGCAGCTCGAAGAGGCAGTTCTCCCGtcggaggaaaagaaagaaacaactggAACAAAGTCTGTTCCAGAAGATGGCGATCGCGCCGAGTTAGGCGAAAGGATAGAGAAGTCACTGTCTGAATCCCAGGAAGATGAAAAGGATGATGCTGTTGATGACCCTGAGAGCCACCACTCAGCCCTGGAAGATTCTGAGGCCTCAGGAGGCTTAACCAAAGAGTCCCTGGACACAGATGGACCAGCGCtgaaagaggaggaaggtggcCAGGAAGTAGAATTTCAGGAAGGAAAAGCCCACGGTGAGTCAGAAGAAGAGATCGAAACCCAGACACCGGGAGAGACGCAGAAGCAAGAGGAAGAACCAGCAAAATCAGAACCCACAGGATCCTAA